A genomic segment from Synchiropus splendidus isolate RoL2022-P1 chromosome 18, RoL_Sspl_1.0, whole genome shotgun sequence encodes:
- the LOC128750174 gene encoding membrane-associated guanylate kinase, WW and PDZ domain-containing protein 1-like isoform X8, translated as MSKVIQKKNHWINKVSECVIVRGASGELNVDLCGGAEHGEFAYIGQVREDAVVYQEGKLTPGELILEVEGLPVSGLPLYDILAVITCCQGPVTLKTVRQGHKLNKDLKHYLSLRFQKSSPDHELQKIIRANLYRHAVPCTTRAPRDGEVPGVDYNFLSVEDFLELEERGTLLEVGTYDGNYYGTPKPPRQPIIGTVILSDAGSQQSTPKRTKSYNDMQHVRVVPADDNDDDQASEMNNSFTGNPSDQDESRGGILRPYPTRENAPPFGLNNAAISTADSGQQTLAEPQVSPEDPLGPLPENWEMAYTEHGELYFIDHNTKTTSWLDPRCRDKSSRPLEECEDDEGVHTEDLESDLELPPGWERIDDPVYGVYYVDHINRKTQYENPVVEARRRKILEQHQPQPPEGERYIREWIEEHSSAAAPLANYAPNHLETYRDPQVPPTLPPIPTGVKRGKPFFTRNPAELKGTFINTKLKKSRRGFGFTVVGGDEPDEFLQIKSLVLDGPAAVDGKMETGDVIVSVNDTIVLGYTHAQVVKIFQSIPIGSMVDLALCRGYPLPFDPDDPNTSLVTSVAILDKEPIIVNGQETFDSPSNQAGPVNGMREPRAHSPSAEVVSNSSHGYSSDVVTLASSIATQPELITIHMEKGDKGFGFTIADSLTGGGQRVKQIVDYPRCRGLKEGDILMEVNKRNVQNMSHNQVVDLLSKCPRGSEVTMLVQRGVVPAKRSPKLVHQLERKDSQSSSQHSVCSHRSTHTDSPSHPPSVMPSEAVVPTPAAPTQPLPGLPPQDPADGTLTLQKKPDPFKIWAQSRSMYESRLPDCQEQDIFLWRKDTGFGFRILGGNEPGEPIYIGHIVKYGAADEDGRLRSGDELICVDGTAVVGKSHQLVVQLMQQAAKQGHVNLTVRRKTAGYGGSKGEGDVPPSPASSHHSSTQAPSLTEGKRTPQGSQNSLNTVSSGSGSTSGIGSGGGGGSGSAVVPASLQPYDVEIQRGENEGFGFVIVSSVSRPDAGTTFVGNACVAMPHKIGRIIEGSPADRCGKLKVGDRILAVNSCSITNKSHSDIVNLIKEAGNTVSLRIIPGDESSNASLLTNAEKIATITTTHTPQSKESRNNSKSKGAPPPPPTQTQTAQDDEFYSVDLERDSKGFGFSLRGGREYNMDLYVLRLAEDGAAVRNGKMRVGDEILEINGESTKNMKHSRAIELIKNGGRRARLILKRGDGSVPEYDGSNDGHPPAPGAQNTPQMSTLPHNSRYHTTLESSYPPDLHKPPSHEEAVLIRDKADQTDYHARQFTPPYHHSWNNNHSQSDPPQLSPKSSNSGGNKKSRGRKVKKSESESGISKLLKTLRKDSLGKKAAAAAAEKAKGQGRSTSSSTLDGRFRQQRRGSLDRSPTRKRTSSPDRRRAKSMDRRAERAHRDRTPERDNDDGGFLAVTPERNFYERRFMKDPGAREVSTPDRGSNNGDFSSLARGRTYERATKNGNLLRDSSSEQYWLNGTPERRYRVERDSSPDSNYSREEPNYAAAPRLKDYYSMTKNNAAHNNAAYHNNTAGRAQNQLPEPKRRLYKESPKDLSI; from the exons GTACCACCCGAGCCCCTCGAGACGGCGAGGTCCCAGGGGTCGATTacaacttcctgtctgtggaGGACTTTCTAGAGCTTGAGGAACGAGGCACTCTTCTGGAAGTTGGAACGTATGACG GTAACTATTATGGGACCCCCAAGCCGCCCAGGCAGCCCATCATTGGGACAGTGATTCTCAGTGATGCAGGCTCCCAACAGTCCACCCCAAAGCGCACCAAGTCCTACAATGACATGCAACACGTCCGCGTAGTGCCTGCTGACGACAACGATGACGACCAGGCCTCGGAAATGAACAACAGTTTTACAG GTAACCCTAGCGACCAGGACGAGAGCCGCGGCGGCATCCTCCGGCCGTACCCCACACGTGAAAATGCTCCACCCTTTGGTCTGAACAATGCCGCCATCTCCACCGCAGACAGCGGGCAGCAGACGCTGGCAGAGCCGCAGGTCTCGCCCGAAGACCCGCTGGGACCTCTCCCTGAGAACTGGGAAATGGCCTACACGGAGCACGGAGAGCTGTACTTCATAGA CCACAACACAAAGACCACATCATGGTTGGACCCCCGCTGCCGAGACAAAAGCTCCAGGCCACTGGAAGAGTGTGAAGACGATG AAGGCGTACATACGGAGGACCTGGAGAGCGATCTAG AGCTTCCTCCAGGATGGGAGAGGATAGACGACCCAGTGTACGGGGTTTACTACGTAGA TCATATAAACAGGAAAACCCAGTACGAGAACCCTGTGGTGGAGGCAAGGCGCCGCAAAATCCTGGAGCAGCACCAACCGCAGCCTCCAGAAGGTGAGCGGTATATTCGAG AGTGGATAGAAGAACACTCGTCAGCCGCGGCTCCTCTGGCCAACTACGCCCCCAACCACCTGGAGACCTACAGAGACCCTCAAGTCCCACCAACTCTACCTCCCATCCCCACAGGGGTGAAAC GAGGGAAACCTTTCTTCACCAGAAACCCAGCAGAACTGAAGGGAACGTTCATCAACACCAAACTGAAGAAGAGCCGACGTGGCTTTGGCTTCACTGTGGTCGGAGGCGATGAGCCCGACGAGTTTCTCCAGATCAAAAGCCTGGTGCTGGACGGGCCGGCGGCTGTGGACGGCAAGATGGAGACAG GTGATGTCATCGTGAGCGTCAACGACACCATTGTTCTGGGCTACACTCACGCTCAGGTTGTCAAGATCTTCCAATCCATCCCCATTGGTTCCATGGTGGACCTGGCGCTGTGCCGTGGCTACCCGCTGCCTTTCGATCCCGACGACCCCAACACCAGCCTGGTGACCTCTGTGGCCATCTTGGACAAGGAGCCCATCATTGTCAACGGACAGGAGACGTTTGACTCGCCGTCCAACCAGGCCGGACCAGTGAACGGCATGAGAGAGCCGCGGGCTCACAGCCCCTCTGCTGAGGTGGTGTCCAACAGCTCGCACGGCTACTCCAGTGACGTGGTCACGCTGGCCTCGTCCATAGCCACGCAGCCCGAGCTGATCACCATCCACATGGAGAAGGGGGACAAAGGGTTCGGGTTCACCATCGCGGACAGCTTGAcgggaggaggacagagagtaaAACAGATCGTGGACTATCCTCGCTGCCGGGGGCTGAAGGAAGGCGACATTCTCATGGAGGTTAACAAGAGGAACGTCCAGAACATGAGCCACAACCAGGTGGTGGACCTGCTCAGCAAATGCCCCAGAGGGAGCGAGGTGACCATGCTGGTGCAGAGAG GAGTGGTGCCGGCCAAGAGGAGTCCCAAGCTGGTG CACCAGTTAGAGAGGAAAGACAGCCAGAGCAGCTCCCAGCACAGCGTGTGCAGCCATCGCAGCACCCACACTGACTCTCCCAGCCACCCACCCTCTGTCATGCCCAGTGAGGCCGTGGTGCCCACTCCCGCTGCGCCCACCCAACCACTGCCAGGCCTGCCCCCGCAGGACCCTGCAGATGGCACCCTCACCCTGCAGAAGAAGCCAGACCCCTTTAAGATCTGGGCACAGTCCAGGAGCATGTACGAGAGCCGAC TGCCAGATTGCCAGGAGCAAGACATCTTCCTCTGGCGGAAGGACACTGGCTTTGGCTTCCGAATTCTGGGAGGGAACGAACCTGGAGAGCCT ATCTACATCGGTCACATCGTGAAATAtggagcagcagatgaggacgGACGCCTGCGGTCGGGGGATGAACTCATCTGTGTGGACGGCACGGCAGTGGTGGGCAAGTCGCATCAGTTGGTGGTCCAGCTGATGCAGCAGGCGGCCAAACAAGGCCACGTCAACCTCACTGTCAGACGGAAGACCGCCGGATACGGAG GGTCAAAAGGAGAAGGGGACGTTCCGCCATCACCCGCGTCCTCGCACCACAGCAGCACACAGGCTCCCAGCCTGACCGAGGGCAAGCGGACCCCTCAGGGGAGCCAGAACTCCCTCAACACTGTGAGCTCTGGGAGCGGATCCACCAGTGGCATCGGcagtggagggggagggggcagCGGGAGCGCCGTGGTGCCTGCATCCTTGCAACCGTACGACGTGGAGATCCAGCGTGGGGAGAACGAAggctttggttttgtcatcgtgTCGTCCGTGTCCCGCCCTGATGCTGGCACCACTTTTG TTGGAAACGCATGTGTGGCCATGCCTCACAAAATAGGCCGCATCATCGAGGGCAGTCCGGCCGACCGCTGCGGGAAACTCAAGGTGGGCGACCGGATCCTGGCGGTCAACAGCTGCTCCATCACCAACAAGTCGCACTCGGACATTGTCAACCTGATCAAAGAGGCCGGGAACACCGTCTCGCTCAGGATCATCCCGGGTGATG AATCTTCCAACGCTTCTCTGCTGACCAACGCTGAGAAGAtcgccaccatcaccaccacgcACACCCCTCAGTCCAAAGAGTCCCG GAATAACTCCAAATCTAAAggagctcctccacctccacccacGCAAACCCAGAcagcacag GATGATGAGTTCTACTCAGTGGACCTAGAGCGCGACAGTAAAGGCTTCGGCTTCAGCCTGAGAGGTGGCCGAGAGTACAACATGGACCTGTATGTGTTGAGACTAGCAGAGGACGGGGCGGCTGTCAGGAATGGCAAAATGCGG gttggagatgagattcTGGAGATCAACGGTGAGAGCACAAAGAACATGAAGCATTCACGTGCCATTGAACTGATCAAGAACGGCGGTCGCCGAGCGCGACTCATCCTCAAGCGCGGTGACGGATCTGTTCCCGAATATG atgGCAGCAATGACGGGCACCCTCCCGCACCCGGGGCACAAAACACTCCGCAAATGAGCACGCTGCCACACAACAGCCGATATCACACCACATTGGAGTCCAGTTATCCACCAGACCTTCACAAACCACCAAGCCACGAGGAGGCCGTGCTAATACGGGACAAGGCCGACCAGACGGACTATCATGCCCGGCAGTTTACTCCCCCCTATCATCACTCCTGGAATAACAACCACAGTCAAAGCGACCCTCCACAGCTCTCTCCCAAAAGCAGCAATAGTGGCGGCAACAAGAAGAGCAGAGGCCGCAAGGTCAAAaagtcagagtcagagagcgGCATCTCAAAACTCCTTAAGACTCTGAGGAAGGACAGCTTGGGGAAGAaggccgccgccgctgctgcagaGAAGGCTAAAGGGCAGGGCCGCTCCACCAGCAGCTCAACGCTGGACGGTCGATTCCGCCAGCAGCGACGTGGCTCTCTTGACCGCTCACCAACTCGTAAGCgcacctcctctccagaccgaCGACGGGCCAAGTCGATGGACCGCAGGGCGGAGCGAGCGCATCGGGACCGCACACCGGAACGGGATAACGATGACGGCGGGTTCCTGGCTGTCACCCCTGAACGGAACTTCTATGAGCGGAGGTTCATGAAGGATCCAGGAGCGAGGGAGGTCTCAACCCCAGACCGTGGCAGCAACAACGGAGACTTCTCGTCTCTAGCCAGGGGACGTACGTACGAGCGCGCCACAAAAAACGGCAACCTCCTGAGGGACTCGTCCTCGGAGCAATATTGGCTGAACGGAACACCGGAGAGACGATACCGAGTGGAGCGGGATTCATCCCCGGACAGCAACTACAGCAGGGAGGAGCCGAACTATGCAGCGGCCCCCCGGCTCAAAGACTACTATAGCATGACCAAGAACAATGCTGCACACAACAACGCTGCCTACCACAACAACACTGCAGGCCGGGCCCAGAACCAGCTCCCCGAGCCCAAGAGACGGCTGTATAAAGAAAGTCCCAAAGACCTCAGCATCTAG
- the LOC128750174 gene encoding membrane-associated guanylate kinase, WW and PDZ domain-containing protein 1-like isoform X7: MSKVIQKKNHWINKVSECVIVRGASGELNVDLCGGAEHGEFAYIGQVREDAVVYQEGKLTPGELILEVEGLPVSGLPLYDILAVITCCQGPVTLKTVRQGHKLNKDLKHYLSLRFQKSSPDHELQKIIRANLYRHAVPCTTRAPRDGEVPGVDYNFLSVEDFLELEERGTLLEVGTYDGNYYGTPKPPRQPIIGTVILSDAGSQQSTPKRTKSYNDMQHVRVVPADDNDDDQASEMNNSFTGSLVRSVFPSPVLYSGNPSDQDESRGGILRPYPTRENAPPFGLNNAAISTADSGQQTLAEPQVSPEDPLGPLPENWEMAYTEHGELYFIDHNTKTTSWLDPRCRDKSSRPLEECEDDEGVHTEDLESDLELPPGWERIDDPVYGVYYVDHINRKTQYENPVVEARRRKILEQHQPQPPEGERYIREWIEEHSSAAAPLANYAPNHLETYRDPQVPPTLPPIPTGVKRGKPFFTRNPAELKGTFINTKLKKSRRGFGFTVVGGDEPDEFLQIKSLVLDGPAAVDGKMETGDVIVSVNDTIVLGYTHAQVVKIFQSIPIGSMVDLALCRGYPLPFDPDDPNTSLVTSVAILDKEPIIVNGQETFDSPSNQAGPVNGMREPRAHSPSAEVVSNSSHGYSSDVVTLASSIATQPELITIHMEKGDKGFGFTIADSLTGGGQRVKQIVDYPRCRGLKEGDILMEVNKRNVQNMSHNQVVDLLSKCPRGSEVTMLVQRGVVPAKRSPKLVHQLERKDSQSSSQHSVCSHRSTHTDSPSHPPSVMPSEAVVPTPAAPTQPLPGLPPQDPADGTLTLQKKPDPFKIWAQSRSMYESRLPDCQEQDIFLWRKDTGFGFRILGGNEPGEPIYIGHIVKYGAADEDGRLRSGDELICVDGTAVVGKSHQLVVQLMQQAAKQGHVNLTVRRKTAGYGGSKGEGDVPPSPASSHHSSTQAPSLTEGKRTPQGSQNSLNTVSSGSGSTSGIGSGGGGGSGSAVVPASLQPYDVEIQRGENEGFGFVIVSSVSRPDAGTTFVGNACVAMPHKIGRIIEGSPADRCGKLKVGDRILAVNSCSITNKSHSDIVNLIKEAGNTVSLRIIPGDESSNASLLTNAEKIATITTTHTPQSKESRNNSKSKGAPPPPPTQTQTAQDDEFYSVDLERDSKGFGFSLRGGREYNMDLYVLRLAEDGAAVRNGKMRVGDEILEINGESTKNMKHSRAIELIKNGGRRARLILKRGDGSVPEYDGSNDGHPPAPGAQNTPQMSTLPHNSRYHTTLESSYPPDLHKPPSHEEAVLIRDKADQTDYHARQFTPPYHHSWNNNHSQSDPPQLSPKSSNSGGNKKSRGRKVKKSESESGISKLLKTLRKDSLGKKAAAAAAEKAKGQGRSTSSSTLDGRFRQQRRGSLDRSPTRKRTSSPDRRRAKSMDRRAERAHRDRTPERDNDDGGFLAVTPERNFYERRFMKDPGAREVSTPDRGSNNGDFSSLARGRTYERATKNGNLLRDSSSEQYWLNGTPERRYRVERDSSPDSNYSREEPNYAAAPRLKDYYSMTKNNAAHNNAAYHNNTAGRAQNQLPEPKRRLYKESPKDLSI; the protein is encoded by the exons GTACCACCCGAGCCCCTCGAGACGGCGAGGTCCCAGGGGTCGATTacaacttcctgtctgtggaGGACTTTCTAGAGCTTGAGGAACGAGGCACTCTTCTGGAAGTTGGAACGTATGACG GTAACTATTATGGGACCCCCAAGCCGCCCAGGCAGCCCATCATTGGGACAGTGATTCTCAGTGATGCAGGCTCCCAACAGTCCACCCCAAAGCGCACCAAGTCCTACAATGACATGCAACACGTCCGCGTAGTGCCTGCTGACGACAACGATGACGACCAGGCCTCGGAAATGAACAACAGTTTTACAG GATCCTTAGTGCGTAGTGTCTTCCCCTCTCCTGTGTTGTACTCAGGTAACCCTAGCGACCAGGACGAGAGCCGCGGCGGCATCCTCCGGCCGTACCCCACACGTGAAAATGCTCCACCCTTTGGTCTGAACAATGCCGCCATCTCCACCGCAGACAGCGGGCAGCAGACGCTGGCAGAGCCGCAGGTCTCGCCCGAAGACCCGCTGGGACCTCTCCCTGAGAACTGGGAAATGGCCTACACGGAGCACGGAGAGCTGTACTTCATAGA CCACAACACAAAGACCACATCATGGTTGGACCCCCGCTGCCGAGACAAAAGCTCCAGGCCACTGGAAGAGTGTGAAGACGATG AAGGCGTACATACGGAGGACCTGGAGAGCGATCTAG AGCTTCCTCCAGGATGGGAGAGGATAGACGACCCAGTGTACGGGGTTTACTACGTAGA TCATATAAACAGGAAAACCCAGTACGAGAACCCTGTGGTGGAGGCAAGGCGCCGCAAAATCCTGGAGCAGCACCAACCGCAGCCTCCAGAAGGTGAGCGGTATATTCGAG AGTGGATAGAAGAACACTCGTCAGCCGCGGCTCCTCTGGCCAACTACGCCCCCAACCACCTGGAGACCTACAGAGACCCTCAAGTCCCACCAACTCTACCTCCCATCCCCACAGGGGTGAAAC GAGGGAAACCTTTCTTCACCAGAAACCCAGCAGAACTGAAGGGAACGTTCATCAACACCAAACTGAAGAAGAGCCGACGTGGCTTTGGCTTCACTGTGGTCGGAGGCGATGAGCCCGACGAGTTTCTCCAGATCAAAAGCCTGGTGCTGGACGGGCCGGCGGCTGTGGACGGCAAGATGGAGACAG GTGATGTCATCGTGAGCGTCAACGACACCATTGTTCTGGGCTACACTCACGCTCAGGTTGTCAAGATCTTCCAATCCATCCCCATTGGTTCCATGGTGGACCTGGCGCTGTGCCGTGGCTACCCGCTGCCTTTCGATCCCGACGACCCCAACACCAGCCTGGTGACCTCTGTGGCCATCTTGGACAAGGAGCCCATCATTGTCAACGGACAGGAGACGTTTGACTCGCCGTCCAACCAGGCCGGACCAGTGAACGGCATGAGAGAGCCGCGGGCTCACAGCCCCTCTGCTGAGGTGGTGTCCAACAGCTCGCACGGCTACTCCAGTGACGTGGTCACGCTGGCCTCGTCCATAGCCACGCAGCCCGAGCTGATCACCATCCACATGGAGAAGGGGGACAAAGGGTTCGGGTTCACCATCGCGGACAGCTTGAcgggaggaggacagagagtaaAACAGATCGTGGACTATCCTCGCTGCCGGGGGCTGAAGGAAGGCGACATTCTCATGGAGGTTAACAAGAGGAACGTCCAGAACATGAGCCACAACCAGGTGGTGGACCTGCTCAGCAAATGCCCCAGAGGGAGCGAGGTGACCATGCTGGTGCAGAGAG GAGTGGTGCCGGCCAAGAGGAGTCCCAAGCTGGTG CACCAGTTAGAGAGGAAAGACAGCCAGAGCAGCTCCCAGCACAGCGTGTGCAGCCATCGCAGCACCCACACTGACTCTCCCAGCCACCCACCCTCTGTCATGCCCAGTGAGGCCGTGGTGCCCACTCCCGCTGCGCCCACCCAACCACTGCCAGGCCTGCCCCCGCAGGACCCTGCAGATGGCACCCTCACCCTGCAGAAGAAGCCAGACCCCTTTAAGATCTGGGCACAGTCCAGGAGCATGTACGAGAGCCGAC TGCCAGATTGCCAGGAGCAAGACATCTTCCTCTGGCGGAAGGACACTGGCTTTGGCTTCCGAATTCTGGGAGGGAACGAACCTGGAGAGCCT ATCTACATCGGTCACATCGTGAAATAtggagcagcagatgaggacgGACGCCTGCGGTCGGGGGATGAACTCATCTGTGTGGACGGCACGGCAGTGGTGGGCAAGTCGCATCAGTTGGTGGTCCAGCTGATGCAGCAGGCGGCCAAACAAGGCCACGTCAACCTCACTGTCAGACGGAAGACCGCCGGATACGGAG GGTCAAAAGGAGAAGGGGACGTTCCGCCATCACCCGCGTCCTCGCACCACAGCAGCACACAGGCTCCCAGCCTGACCGAGGGCAAGCGGACCCCTCAGGGGAGCCAGAACTCCCTCAACACTGTGAGCTCTGGGAGCGGATCCACCAGTGGCATCGGcagtggagggggagggggcagCGGGAGCGCCGTGGTGCCTGCATCCTTGCAACCGTACGACGTGGAGATCCAGCGTGGGGAGAACGAAggctttggttttgtcatcgtgTCGTCCGTGTCCCGCCCTGATGCTGGCACCACTTTTG TTGGAAACGCATGTGTGGCCATGCCTCACAAAATAGGCCGCATCATCGAGGGCAGTCCGGCCGACCGCTGCGGGAAACTCAAGGTGGGCGACCGGATCCTGGCGGTCAACAGCTGCTCCATCACCAACAAGTCGCACTCGGACATTGTCAACCTGATCAAAGAGGCCGGGAACACCGTCTCGCTCAGGATCATCCCGGGTGATG AATCTTCCAACGCTTCTCTGCTGACCAACGCTGAGAAGAtcgccaccatcaccaccacgcACACCCCTCAGTCCAAAGAGTCCCG GAATAACTCCAAATCTAAAggagctcctccacctccacccacGCAAACCCAGAcagcacag GATGATGAGTTCTACTCAGTGGACCTAGAGCGCGACAGTAAAGGCTTCGGCTTCAGCCTGAGAGGTGGCCGAGAGTACAACATGGACCTGTATGTGTTGAGACTAGCAGAGGACGGGGCGGCTGTCAGGAATGGCAAAATGCGG gttggagatgagattcTGGAGATCAACGGTGAGAGCACAAAGAACATGAAGCATTCACGTGCCATTGAACTGATCAAGAACGGCGGTCGCCGAGCGCGACTCATCCTCAAGCGCGGTGACGGATCTGTTCCCGAATATG atgGCAGCAATGACGGGCACCCTCCCGCACCCGGGGCACAAAACACTCCGCAAATGAGCACGCTGCCACACAACAGCCGATATCACACCACATTGGAGTCCAGTTATCCACCAGACCTTCACAAACCACCAAGCCACGAGGAGGCCGTGCTAATACGGGACAAGGCCGACCAGACGGACTATCATGCCCGGCAGTTTACTCCCCCCTATCATCACTCCTGGAATAACAACCACAGTCAAAGCGACCCTCCACAGCTCTCTCCCAAAAGCAGCAATAGTGGCGGCAACAAGAAGAGCAGAGGCCGCAAGGTCAAAaagtcagagtcagagagcgGCATCTCAAAACTCCTTAAGACTCTGAGGAAGGACAGCTTGGGGAAGAaggccgccgccgctgctgcagaGAAGGCTAAAGGGCAGGGCCGCTCCACCAGCAGCTCAACGCTGGACGGTCGATTCCGCCAGCAGCGACGTGGCTCTCTTGACCGCTCACCAACTCGTAAGCgcacctcctctccagaccgaCGACGGGCCAAGTCGATGGACCGCAGGGCGGAGCGAGCGCATCGGGACCGCACACCGGAACGGGATAACGATGACGGCGGGTTCCTGGCTGTCACCCCTGAACGGAACTTCTATGAGCGGAGGTTCATGAAGGATCCAGGAGCGAGGGAGGTCTCAACCCCAGACCGTGGCAGCAACAACGGAGACTTCTCGTCTCTAGCCAGGGGACGTACGTACGAGCGCGCCACAAAAAACGGCAACCTCCTGAGGGACTCGTCCTCGGAGCAATATTGGCTGAACGGAACACCGGAGAGACGATACCGAGTGGAGCGGGATTCATCCCCGGACAGCAACTACAGCAGGGAGGAGCCGAACTATGCAGCGGCCCCCCGGCTCAAAGACTACTATAGCATGACCAAGAACAATGCTGCACACAACAACGCTGCCTACCACAACAACACTGCAGGCCGGGCCCAGAACCAGCTCCCCGAGCCCAAGAGACGGCTGTATAAAGAAAGTCCCAAAGACCTCAGCATCTAG